The sequence AGCAGAGGCGACAATGGTTACGGGAGGACATTGAGATGGCCGGTCGTGGACGTAAGACGTGGGCTCGGGCCGCCCTGTGCGCGGCGGCGCTGGCGACCCCGCTGGCGGTGAGCGGATGTCAGAGCTCGACGAGCGCGGCGGGCTCGGGCCCGGCGGCCGTGGCCGGCACCTCGAGCAGCCAGGCATCGGGAGGCTCCGCGGGCGCGGGCGCGCAGGGCGGCGGCTCGTCCGCTTCGAGCCCGGCGGCGGGGTCCTCGTCCTCCGCTCCCGCAGCGCTGAACGCGACCGGCGGCACCGGCCTGACCATCTCCGACGGCAGCGGCAAAGTCCTGATGAACGGCAAGGCCGTCGACTTCGGTACGCAGGTGACCGATCCGGCCTGGTCCCCGGACGGCAGCCGGGTGGTCTTCATCGACGGCGCCGGCGACCTGGTCGTGGCGAACGCCGACGGCAGCGGCCAGACCGTGGCCGCCCACAACCCCGGCGGCCAGAAGTGGTCGCACCCGACCTGGCAGACCACGCAGGCCGATCCGCAGGACGGCATGGCGGCGCGGAACAACATCTTCTTCGCCTCGACCGCCGGCGGCGGCACCTTGTGGGAGGTCCCGACGGACGCCCACAACGCGAAGCCCACGCAGCTCAGCCTCAACGGCTACTCCGGGCAGGGGAACACCCCGCCGCCCGCGGCCGACAACCTCTGGCCCGCCGGCGGCGGCCGCTTCGGCAGCGCGGTGTACGAGCACGACAACGGTTCGTCCGCCGACGTCTACGTCCGTGACAACTACCTGCGCCAGCAGGGCGGGATCGCGATCAAGAACGCGTCCGAGCCGGAATACGTGCTGGTCGGGACGTCCGCGGACAGCCAGGGCACCCCGGAGGTCGTGTTCGTCCGCCAGGTCGGCGCGTACAAGCACGTGTTCGTGGAGGCCATCCAGAACAGCACCGGCGGCGCTCCCGCGCCGGCGCGCGACCTGACCCCGCACGCCACCACCGACTGCACCGAGCCGGCCATCTCCCCGGACGGCAGGACCGTCGCGTTCTCCACGTCCTCCGGCGTCGTGTCCGTCGCCGCCGACGGGTCGGGGAATCCGGCGTTCGTGACGCACGCGCCGGGCTTCCCGGCGTTCCGGGCGGTCTCCTGACCGGACGTCCCGCGGATCAGGACCGCCACCACGGTTCACGGATCACGAGGTTCTCCAGCGGTACACAGCCCTGGGCGTTGGCGACCTGGTCGTGGTCCAGGTCCCAGCCGACGATCCCGTTCCCCATCCGGGTCAGCTCGATGAGCGTGTTCGACTGCTCGGTCGTGCCGAGCTGCACCTGGCACGCCACCAGCGAGGACCAGGACCGGCCGTCCAGGGCCACCGCGAACGCCGCGACCGGCAGCGCCACCACGGCCAGCAGGGTCGCGGCGACGCGCTCGGCCGTGATGAGCCGGTGCTGCCACGGCGCCAGCGCCTGCGAGCGCTCCCGGTGGCCCCGGTGGCCGGTCCGGTACTCGATCACCACCCCCTGCCGCAGCAGCCAGGCCAGCACGGCGGTGGCCGCGCCCCAGCGCCAGTCGAAGAACACCGTCATCAGCAGGCCGAAGGCCAGCGGGCTGATCAGCGACATGGCGGTGGCGATCAGCAGGGTGCGCCGGTCCGTGCCGCGGGGCAGGCCGCCGCGCGCGGCCATGGCCAGGAACGTCATGCGCGCGGTCACCAGCGCCAGGATCATGGCCAGCACAGCGCTGCTGCGCACCATGCCCATCAGCACGTCGAGCCAGTTCTTCGGCTCCAGGGCGACCAGCACGTCCCAGGCCGCGTCGCCGCCGCCGACGGTCCAGGCCACCTTCAGGATCGGGAACACCAGGACCACCGCCAGCACCACGGTGTGCCCGGGGCCTCCCCAGCTGTCTTCGTTCTTCGCCTTCTCGACCACGGACTTCATTGGGCAGGGTCCTGACACCCGGCGGCCAATCCGTTGCTCCGAACGGGAACAGAACCATCGGGCGCCCCGGACCCGTCTGGCAGGGGTGTGAGGCATTCGGACAAGGAAAGCGACGACGCCGGCTTCGCGGAGTTCGTGGCCGCCAACACGGCCCGCCTGGTGCACCTGGCGGAGCTGCTGACCGGCAGCCCGCAGGACGCTCCCGACCTGGTGCAGTCGGCGCTGATCAAGGTGTATCCGCGCTGGTCGCGGATCGAGGCCGACGACCCCACCGGCTATATCCGCCGCGTGATGATCAACCAGCAGAACGACTGGTGGCGGCGCAAGCGGCACAAGGAGGTCAGCCTGTCGGCCGGCGGGCTGCCCGACCGCGCGGCCGGCGGGGACCTGGCCGGCGAGCAGGCCCGGCGCGACCTCGTGCTCGCCGCGCTGTCCGGGCTGACTCGCCGCGAGCGGCAGGTGGTGGTGCTGCGGTTCTACTGCGACCTGACCGAGCCGGCCATCGCGGCCGAGGCCGGGATCGCGGTCGGGACCGTGAAGAGCACCTTGGCGCGGGCCCTGACCCGCCTGAGAAGCATGCCCGGGCTGGCGCTGGCGCGTGTCGACTGACGCGGCGGCGCAACGAAGGGCACCGATCGATGAGGAAGGAGAATCAGGAGTGGAAGACGGTTTCGAGGAACACCTCGCCGGGATGATGGACTATCGCACCGACCCGGCGGCACCGGTGTCGGCGGCCGGGGCGCGCATCGCGGCCCGCCGCCGCGGCCGGATGCGCGCGATCGGCACGGCCGGCAGCGCACTGGCCGTCGCGGCGGTCGGGATCGGCGTCGCGACACTCAACGGCTCGGGCGGACACGGGGCCGCTGCCGGGCCGGGTCTGTCGGCCGGGGTCGGAGGCGGAGTGACGCCGGCGGCGGTGTCCAGTCCGCCGGTCACGGGCACCGGCACGAGCCCGAGTGCGAGCCCGACCGGGTCGCGGCCCGGGACGACGGTCCGGGTGGCATCGGGGACGACGATCACGGTGACGGACGGCTTCTCGGTCCGGGTGACGGACACCGAGGCCTGCTACACCGCTTCCCCGACGTTCATAGGTCTTCCGGCCACCACCCCGGACGCACCGGGCTGCATCGACACCACCGACCCGAACGTCCGGCGGCGGCCCGGCGCCCCGGCGAACCTCAGCGCCGTGACGCTGCCCCGGGGCGGAGGCCTCCTGGCGGTGTTCCAGGGTCCTGAGATCCCGGTGCGTGCCGAAGTCCTGATGCTCGGCAAGCGGTATCCCGCGACGCTGGTCTCGACACCGGGGATGAAGGACTGGATCGCGCTGTACGCGCTCCTGCCGCCCGAGCCGGCGGACATGACCGGTTCCCCGGGCCTCGTGGCCTACGACGCGTCCGGCAAGGTGCTCGCCCAGCACGCGGACAGGGAGACCCCGATCCCTACCAAGTCCGGCAACGGCAAGTAGCTCCGCCGGACGTTCGGGGACAGCGGGCCGGCCGGGATCATCCAAGGATCCCGGCGGCCCTCCTTTGTTCAGGCTGGACTGCGCACCCATGGTTGCGAAGTCCAGCCTTTCTATCTATCGTGGGGGCCGTGCCCGAGCCTGCCGAGGACCTTCATGACGACCTTCATGGCGAGGCGCTGCGCGCGGCCATGGAGATCTTCGTCGTAGTCGGCCGCCTGCGCCGCCGCCTCGGCGCGCTCCCCGGCGACGCCGGTCTGACGCCGGCCCAGGCCTCGGTGCTCACGCGGCTGACCAAGGTGCCCTCCGCGACGGTGGGCGAGCTGGCCGGCGCCGAGCAGGTTTCGCACCAGGCGACGGTCAAGACCGTTGCCGCGCTCGAGCAGGCCGGTCTGGTCCGCCGGGACCCCGATCCGGACGACGGCCGGCGCCAGCTCATCAGCCTCACCGAAACCGGCCGGACGCGCGCTTTCGGTGCGCGTCAGGCGCGGCAGGAGTGGATGGCCCGGGCGCTGGCCGAATACGGAACCCCGGAGCAGATCCGTGCCGTCCTCGTCGCGGCCGAGTTGCTCGGCAAGGTCTCCGACGCACCCTGAAGTCCCCAAGGAAAGGCACTCCCCGTGGCCATCACCACCATCGACTCCAAGACCGCGCTGGTCGTCATCGACCTGCAGAACGGCATCACCGCCATGCCCGGTGCGCCGGTGCCGACCGCCGACGTCATCAAGAACTCCGTGGAGCTGGCGCAGGCCTTCCGCGAGCGCGGCCTGCCGGTCGTGCTGGTCAACGTCACCTTCGCCGCGGACGGCGCGGACGTGATGCCCGGCCGCACCGACCAGGGCGCGGGCGGCCGGCAGTTCCCCGAGGGCTGGGACCGGATCATCGCCGACCTCGACGGCCACGAGGCCGACATCCGGGTCACCAAGCGCAACTGGTCCGCGTTCTACGGCACGAACCTCGACCTGCAACTGCGCCGCCGCGGCGTCACGCAGATCGTCCTGACCGGCATCGCGACCAGCATCGGCGTGGAGTCCACGGCGCGCGTCGCGCACGAGCACGGCTACCACGTCACGGTCGCCACCGACGCGGTCACCGACTCCGACGCCGACGCGCACCAGAACAGCGTGGAGCGCATCTTCCCGCGCCTGGCCGAGAACGGGACCACGGCGGAGATCCTCGCCGCGCTGCCCGCCGCCGGCTGAGCCCTTCCCGGACCGCCTCCGTGCGCCGGACTCCCGTCACCTCGCACAATGAGAGGTGACGGGAACCCGGACCCAGAAGGAGGTAGCGGCGATGAGCGGCAGGATCAAGCACCCGGTCTTCGCCCGGATCTATGCGAAGTGCGCTGGTCCCTCTTTGGAGAAGGCCGGCATCGGCGTGCACCGGGACCGGCTGCTGGCCGGGCTGAGCGGTGACGTCGTCGAGGTCGGGGCGGGCAACGGCCTGAACTTCACCCGCTATCCGGGGACGGTCGGGCAGGTGACCGCCGTCGAACCGGAGCCGGACCTGCGCGCTCTGGCCGAGGCGGCGGCGCGGTCCGCGTCCGTGCCGGTGGCGGTCGTCGAGGGCCGCGCCGAGGCGCTGCCGTTCCCCGACGGCTCCTTCGACGCCGCGGTGGCGTGTCTCGTGCTGTGCTCGGTGACGGACCAGAGAATCGCGTTGGCCGAGATCAGCAGGGTTCTGCGACCTGGCGGCATCCTGCGCTTCTTCGAGCATGTGCGGTCCGACAACGGCGGGATGCGCGGCCTGCAGCGCGTCCTGGACGCCACGATCTGGCCGCTGGCCGCCGGCGGCTGCCACACCGCCCGCGACACCGCCGCCGCGATCGCCGCCGCCGGCTTCACCGTCACCGAACTGGACTACTTCGAGTTCCCGCACACCCGGATCCCGCTGCCGATCCAGACGCACATCCTCGGCGTCGCGACCAGGCCCTCAGCCGACCGCGGCTAGCGCCTCCTCGGGGGCGTCGCTCGGCGCCTCGCGCCGGGTGACCAGCGAGACCAGCAACGAACAGGCCGTCAGCACGACGCCGAACCAGACCGCGCTGGAGACCCCCGACTGGTCCGCGAACACCCCGCCGATCAGCGCGCCGAGCGCGATCGAGACGTTGAATCCCAGGGTGTTGATGGACATCGCGGCCTCGAACCGGTCCGGCGCCGAGGAGAGCACCAGGTTGATCTGGCACAGGTTCGACGCGCCGAACGCCAGGCCCCACACCGCCGCCGCGACCAGCGCGCCGCCGCGCGAGTGGCCGAGCCCCACCAGCGCCATCGATCGTGATTCACGATGGACGGTATGGAACTCCAGCAACTGCGCTACGTCATAGCCGTCGCCGAGACCGGCGGCTTCACCCGGGCCGCCGAGCGATGCCTGGTCGTGCAGTCCGCGCTGAGCCACCAGATCGCCCGCCTGGAGCGCGAGCTGGGGGCCAGGCTCTTCGAGCGCACCAGCCGCCGCGTGAGCCTGACCCCGGCCGGCGCCGCCTTCCTCCCGGCCGCCCGGCAGTGCCTGGAGGCCGCCGACCGGGCCGCGGCCGAGGTGGCCGCCGCCGTCGGCGAGGTGCGCGGCCGGCTCGCCGTCGGCCTGATCCCGACCGTCACCGCCGTCGACATCCCCGGCGCCCTGCGCGACTTCCACGAGCGCTACCCGCGGGTGCGGATCAGCCTGCGCGTCGGCGCCAGCGACGACCTCGTCGAGAAGGTGAAGGGCGGATCCCTGGACGTCGCGTTCCTCGGACTGCCGGTGAGCGCGGAGCCGCGAGGGGTGGCCGTGCACGAGCTGGCACGCGACGCCCTGGTCGCCGTCGCGGCGCCGGATCACCCGCTGGCGTCACGGGAATCGGTGACCCTGCGCGAGTTGGCGGCCGAGCCGTTCGTGGACCTCCCGGCCGGGACCGCGGGCCGCTTGCAGTCCGACGAGGCCTTCGAGGCCGCCGGCCTGACCCGCGACGTGGCCTACGAGGTGACCACCGCCGACTACACGGCGCGCCTCGTCGCCCCGGGCCTGGCGATCGCCCTGCTGCCGGCCGCGTGGGCGCCGTCCCTGAACGGCGTGACGGTCATCCCGGTCCTCGACGCGCCGCAGCGGGTGGAGTGCGCGATCTGGGGTCGCGAGACGCGGACGCCGGCGGCCGCGGCGTTTCTGGAGATCCTGAAGATCCCGCACACAATTCTCTGATCGAACCCCTCACCACCGAGCCTTGCTATACCCCAGGATGGGAGTGTGAGCGGGAAATACGATCGCCTGGCCGCGATGATCGTCAAGGCCCGGGAGGCGAGGGGCTGGAGCCGGTCCGACCTCGCCAATCTGGCGTACGTCACCGAGGTGGTGATCGCGCGGGTCGAGGCCGGCAACCCGCCCAACATGGTGGCGCTGAAGGCGGTCGAGCAGGCGCTGGGCTGGCTGCCCGGGATCTTCGACCTGGTGCTCGATCAGGAGGCGGACCCGGACGAGGACGAGGGCGTCCTCGCCGCCGACGGTGCCGACGACGACGAGGACGACGGGTCGGCGGAGCTGCGCGAGCTCACGGTGGACAGCAGTATCGACTGGGCCTGATCAGATCGGGACCAACCCGCACCCACCACTCAGCCCGGCCGTTCAGCCGAACAGTTCGCCGAGCACGAATTCGTCACGTCGGCCGTCGCCCCATGTTGCGACCAGACATTCGCCGGTCACTGCGACGGTGACTGGGATGGTGACGGGGACGGGGCCCGCCGGCGCGCTCCGCCCCAGCCAGTGCGCCGAGACGTAGACCGTCGGCAGTCCGGGCACCGGCTCGGCCGTGAGATACGGCGCGGCACTGTGCTCGCCGAGGGCGTTGGCGCCGTGGAAGCGGGCGATGCCGGAGCCGGTCCAGCCGTGCAGCGGTACGAGCCGGACCGCCACCTCGTCGCCGCGCACCGATGTTCCCTCCACGACGGGTTCGGTGGCGCCCGCGACCGCGAATGATCCCTCGCGGACAGTCCAGCCTGGCGGCGCCGTCACCAGATGGGCACGCAGCTCAATCCCCTGATGCAGCACCGACACCGACACCACCCGAGCCCCCGGCACATCGACGCCACCCATGCGCGGCCGGTACCACGACGCGGCCCAGCCCTCGCCGGTCGCGGTGCCCCGCAATCCCTCCCGGCGGGTCGCGCGCCCCCACTCGTCGACCAGCGCCACCTGCCCGTCCACCCCGGCGGTCCAGGCATCGCCGACGCCGGGCGCGGTGTGCGTGGAGGAGCCGATCGAGGCGTAATGCGGATCGCCGCTTCCGGTGTCCGGATCGACGACGTGGTCACTGGCGTGGTTCGCGATCTGCACCACACCGTCGCCGGAACGGATCACCCAGCCGACGCCATGCAGAGTCCTGACACAGTCGCCGCGCTCCGAGGGTTGCGGCTCCTCGGCCTCGGTCCACAACGGGTGGTCGGCCGGGGCGGCCAGTCCCAGAAACCCCATCCCCGCGAAGTACGGCGAACCGGGACCGCTGTAGACCTGGCACATCGGCAGGAACTCCGCGGCGCCCCACCCCAACGACGGCGCGGCCCCGCCCCCGCCGACCCCCGAATCCACCGTGAACCGCCGCAACACACCACTGGCCAGCCGCCGTCTGGCCCCCGCTGCCTCGCTTCCGACACCGGCCAGCGCCGCGGTCCACAACCCGCCCAGCACCGCCTGCCGATACGTCAGCGAACGCCCCTGAAACAGCGGCGATCCGTCGGCGGCGAACAGCAACGCGTACGAGTCGGCGAACTGGCCCAACCGCCCGAGGTACCGCTCCCGCCGCTCCGCAGGCTGCTCAGAAAGCTGATACCACTGCCACAGAAACGGGTGGATGACCCACGAATTGTAGTGATCGACCCGGTTCCCGTGCCGCGTCGTCGGACTGACCGGCCCGTCGTTGAACCAGCCGTCCCCCAGATACCAGGACTCGAACAGGTCCACGTCCTCCTGGGCGTGCCCGCCCGGCACCTCGTACCCCGCCGACCGCAGGAACGCCTCGATGACCGCCGTGAACAACAGCCAGTTGTTGTCCGATCCGTGCTTGGCCGCGTGATGCGCCAGCCACTCGGCGGTCTGCTCGCGCAGCTTCTCGTCCAGCCGGTCCCACACCTGCGCGCGGCAGACGGCCAGCCCGAAGGCGAGGTTCGCGGCCTCCACGATCGGCTGCGGGGTGCCGTTCCACTGCCGGATCTCGTCGACCCCGATCGCCCGGCCCCACCGGTCGGGCCCGTCGGGCGCCATCGCGGCGGCCAGGCCGCGCGCGTACCACCCCGCGTGGTCGTGCGGGTCGTCGAGCCGTCCGGCCAGCAGCGGCGCGGCTGTCAGGAAGCTGCGGGCGAAGCCCTCGATCCCGTCGCTCCGGATCCCGGCCGCCGACGGCCGGCCCGGCGGCGTGATCAGGCCGCCGCCGGGGGAGGCGTGGCGGCGGGCGGTCAGCAGCCAGTGGTCGGCCACCGCCTCCCAGTGCGCTCGCGTCCAGCCGGTGAAGGGGGACAGGACACGGTCTTCCGGCGGCAGGCGCGGGTCGTTCATGAGAGCGGTGGTCCTCAGGGCGTGCGGCGCAGCCGCGGGGTGAAGGTGGAGTGGAAGATGGTCGACGCGGCGCCGACCGCGACCGCCTCGCTGCTGTTCACCGAGCGCTCGACGCGGATGCGGCGCAGCCGGCGCGCGGTCGGGTAGGCGTTGACCGCGTGCTCGATCTCGGTGAGCCACACGTCCGCCACCTCTCCGGTGAAGAACGGCCCGCCGACCACCACCAGCCCGACGTCCAGCAGGTCGATCACCGACAGCACGCCCCGGCTGACGGCCTTCGCCGCCTGCTGCACGGTCAGCCGCGAGCGCTGCCGCCCGAGCGTGCGCGGCTGCTGGTCCGAGGGCGCGTGGCTCGGGGCGTAGCTCGGGGCGTAGCTCCCCGGGTTGCACTCCGGGAGGATCTCGGGCCGCCCCGACGCGTCGAACCGGCCCAGCGTGACCGCGCAGAGCTGGCCGAACTCGCCGGCGTTGGCCGTCAGCCCGCGGTACAGGTCGCCGTTGAGGAACAGCCCGGTCCCGACGCCGGTCCCCAGATACAGGTACACGAAATCGCAGGCCCGGCTGTCGCGCCCGATCCAGCGTTCGCCGACCGCCGCCGCCGAGCAGTCCTTCTCGATCACGATGCGGCAGGAGAAACGGCGTTCCAGCAAGGTGCGCAGCGGTACGTCCCGCAGCACCGACATCAGCGGCGGATCGAGCACCGTCCCGGAGACGGTGTCCACCGGACCGGGGGTGGCCACGCCGATGCCGAGGAAGCCCTCCTCCCACCGGCCGTGCCCGGCTTGTTCGAGCACTGTCTCGCCCAGATCGGCGATCTGCGTCACGACCGCGCCCGGCCGCGGGTCGGAGGTGATCGGCTCGGACCGCCTGGCGACGACCCGTCCGGACAGATCGACCAGGACCGCCGTGAGCACGTGCGGGTCGATGTGGATGCCCAGCGCGTGCGCGGCGCCGTCCCGCAGCCGCACCGGGCTGCTCGGCTTGCCCACGGCCGAATGCCGCTGCCGCTCCTCGACCAGCAGGCCGCGCTGGATCAGCGAGCGCGCGATCCGCGACACCG is a genomic window of Catenulispora sp. MAP5-51 containing:
- a CDS encoding SigE family RNA polymerase sigma factor — translated: MRHSDKESDDAGFAEFVAANTARLVHLAELLTGSPQDAPDLVQSALIKVYPRWSRIEADDPTGYIRRVMINQQNDWWRRKRHKEVSLSAGGLPDRAAGGDLAGEQARRDLVLAALSGLTRRERQVVVLRFYCDLTEPAIAAEAGIAVGTVKSTLARALTRLRSMPGLALARVD
- a CDS encoding MarR family winged helix-turn-helix transcriptional regulator; translated protein: MPEPAEDLHDDLHGEALRAAMEIFVVVGRLRRRLGALPGDAGLTPAQASVLTRLTKVPSATVGELAGAEQVSHQATVKTVAALEQAGLVRRDPDPDDGRRQLISLTETGRTRAFGARQARQEWMARALAEYGTPEQIRAVLVAAELLGKVSDAP
- a CDS encoding hydrolase, which produces MAITTIDSKTALVVIDLQNGITAMPGAPVPTADVIKNSVELAQAFRERGLPVVLVNVTFAADGADVMPGRTDQGAGGRQFPEGWDRIIADLDGHEADIRVTKRNWSAFYGTNLDLQLRRRGVTQIVLTGIATSIGVESTARVAHEHGYHVTVATDAVTDSDADAHQNSVERIFPRLAENGTTAEILAALPAAG
- a CDS encoding class I SAM-dependent methyltransferase: MSGRIKHPVFARIYAKCAGPSLEKAGIGVHRDRLLAGLSGDVVEVGAGNGLNFTRYPGTVGQVTAVEPEPDLRALAEAAARSASVPVAVVEGRAEALPFPDGSFDAAVACLVLCSVTDQRIALAEISRVLRPGGILRFFEHVRSDNGGMRGLQRVLDATIWPLAAGGCHTARDTAAAIAAAGFTVTELDYFEFPHTRIPLPIQTHILGVATRPSADRG
- a CDS encoding MFS transporter, translated to MALVGLGHSRGGALVAAAVWGLAFGASNLCQINLVLSSAPDRFEAAMSINTLGFNVSIALGALIGGVFADQSGVSSAVWFGVVLTACSLLVSLVTRREAPSDAPEEALAAVG
- a CDS encoding LysR family transcriptional regulator — translated: MELQQLRYVIAVAETGGFTRAAERCLVVQSALSHQIARLERELGARLFERTSRRVSLTPAGAAFLPAARQCLEAADRAAAEVAAAVGEVRGRLAVGLIPTVTAVDIPGALRDFHERYPRVRISLRVGASDDLVEKVKGGSLDVAFLGLPVSAEPRGVAVHELARDALVAVAAPDHPLASRESVTLRELAAEPFVDLPAGTAGRLQSDEAFEAAGLTRDVAYEVTTADYTARLVAPGLAIALLPAAWAPSLNGVTVIPVLDAPQRVECAIWGRETRTPAAAAFLEILKIPHTIL
- a CDS encoding multiprotein-bridging factor 1 family protein translates to MSGKYDRLAAMIVKAREARGWSRSDLANLAYVTEVVIARVEAGNPPNMVALKAVEQALGWLPGIFDLVLDQEADPDEDEGVLAADGADDDEDDGSAELRELTVDSSIDWA
- a CDS encoding DUF2264 domain-containing protein; the encoded protein is MNDPRLPPEDRVLSPFTGWTRAHWEAVADHWLLTARRHASPGGGLITPPGRPSAAGIRSDGIEGFARSFLTAAPLLAGRLDDPHDHAGWYARGLAAAMAPDGPDRWGRAIGVDEIRQWNGTPQPIVEAANLAFGLAVCRAQVWDRLDEKLREQTAEWLAHHAAKHGSDNNWLLFTAVIEAFLRSAGYEVPGGHAQEDVDLFESWYLGDGWFNDGPVSPTTRHGNRVDHYNSWVIHPFLWQWYQLSEQPAERRERYLGRLGQFADSYALLFAADGSPLFQGRSLTYRQAVLGGLWTAALAGVGSEAAGARRRLASGVLRRFTVDSGVGGGGAAPSLGWGAAEFLPMCQVYSGPGSPYFAGMGFLGLAAPADHPLWTEAEEPQPSERGDCVRTLHGVGWVIRSGDGVVQIANHASDHVVDPDTGSGDPHYASIGSSTHTAPGVGDAWTAGVDGQVALVDEWGRATRREGLRGTATGEGWAASWYRPRMGGVDVPGARVVSVSVLHQGIELRAHLVTAPPGWTVREGSFAVAGATEPVVEGTSVRGDEVAVRLVPLHGWTGSGIARFHGANALGEHSAAPYLTAEPVPGLPTVYVSAHWLGRSAPAGPVPVTIPVTVAVTGECLVATWGDGRRDEFVLGELFG